A single genomic interval of Oncorhynchus gorbuscha isolate QuinsamMale2020 ecotype Even-year linkage group LG25, OgorEven_v1.0, whole genome shotgun sequence harbors:
- the LOC124013736 gene encoding serine-threonine kinase receptor-associated protein-like — protein MAMRQTPLTCSGHTRPVVDLAFSGITPYGYFLISACKDGKPMLRQGDTGDWIGTFLGHKGAVWGATLNNEATKAATAAADFTAKVWDAVTGDEVLTLAHKHIVKSVNFTQDSSCLLTGGNDKIIRIYDLNKPEAEPQEITGHTSAIKKALWCNNDTQILSAADDKTVRLWDRNSTEVVKQLSFDMSVSSMEYIPDGEVLVITYGKTIAFYNALSLDMIKTVDAPASIHSASLHPDKDFFVAGGDDFKLYKFDYGTKEELESYKGHFGPVHCVRFSPDGELYASGSEDGTLRLWQTAVGKTYGLWKCVLPEELVSENSDTIYCTPAAPEIKA, from the exons ATGGCAATGAGACAGACACCACTCACCTGCTCTGGCCACACAAGACCTGTGGTGGATCTAGCCTTCAGTGGCATCACCCCATACGGGTATTTTCTCATCAGTGCCTGCAAGG ATGGCAAACCCATGTTGCGCCAGGGAGACACAGGGGACTGGATCGGAACGTTCCTGGGTCACAAGGGTGCTGTCTGGGGGGCCACTCTGAATAATGAAGCCACCAAGGCAGCCACTGCTGCTGCAGATTTCACTGC GAAGGTGTGGGATGCCGTGACTGGAGATGAGGTGCTCACTCTGGCACACAAGCACATTGTCAAGTCAGTCAATTTTACTCAG GATAGCAGTTGTCTGTTAACAGGAGGGAATGATAAGATAATACGCATATACGACCTCAACAAACCGGAAGCAG AACCGCAAGAGATTACAGGGCACACGTCTGCCATAAAGAAAGCCCTGTGGTGTAACAACGACACACAGATCCTCTCTGCGGCTGATGACAAAACCGTACG ACTGTGGGACAGGAATTCCACTGAGGTTGTGAAGCAGCTCTCCTTCGACATGTCAGTCAGCAGCATGGAGTACATCCCTGACGGAGAGGTTTTGGTCATCACCTATGGAAAGACCATCGCGTTCTACAATGCCCTCAG CCTTGACATGATCAAGACTGTGGATGCCCCTGCATCCATTCACTCTGCCTCGCTGCATCCAGATAAGGACTTCTTTGTTGCCGGGGGAGATGACTTCAAGCTCTACAAATTTGACTACGGCACCAAGGAGGAGTTGG AGTCATACAAGGGCCACTTTGGGCCAGTCCACTGCGTGCGGTTCAGTCCAGACGGGGAGCTGTATGCCAGTGGCTCTGAGGATGGTACGCTCCGGCTGTGGCAGACTGCGGTCGGCAAAACCTATGGCCTGTGGAAGTGTGTCCTTCCTG AGGAGCTGGTGTCCGAGAACTCTGACACAATATACTGCACTCCTGCTGCTCCTGAGATCAAGGCCTGA